A DNA window from Halorubrum sp. DM2 contains the following coding sequences:
- a CDS encoding VOC family protein, giving the protein MDGTFDHVMIRVEDLEESLDWYQTHLNYEEKGRWEADTFTNVFLGPEDVHEDGALLELTYNHDGRSYEIGDAWGHIAVRVPEDALQESYDGLIEEGVDDYRDPESCGNRYAFVKDPDGHEIEIVKRDHGAKWSIDHTMVRVEDADEALGYWTRKFEYTEVPGRWEADTFSNYFVAPEDAPEEAMKLELTYNYDGREYTMGDGWGHVAVRVDDLDDAWDALLTREAPDYRDPASCDHNYAFTKDQDGHEVELVTRD; this is encoded by the coding sequence ATGGACGGAACCTTCGACCACGTGATGATCCGCGTCGAGGACTTAGAGGAGAGCCTCGACTGGTACCAGACGCACCTGAACTACGAGGAGAAGGGCCGCTGGGAGGCCGACACGTTCACCAACGTCTTCCTCGGTCCCGAGGACGTCCACGAGGACGGCGCGCTCTTGGAGCTCACGTACAACCACGACGGCCGCAGCTACGAGATCGGCGACGCGTGGGGCCACATCGCGGTCCGCGTCCCCGAGGACGCGCTTCAGGAGTCGTACGACGGGCTGATCGAGGAGGGCGTCGACGACTACCGCGACCCCGAGTCCTGCGGGAACCGCTACGCGTTCGTGAAGGACCCCGACGGTCACGAGATCGAGATCGTCAAGCGCGACCACGGCGCGAAGTGGAGTATCGACCACACGATGGTCCGCGTCGAGGACGCCGACGAGGCGCTCGGCTACTGGACCCGCAAGTTCGAGTACACCGAGGTCCCGGGCCGCTGGGAGGCCGACACCTTCTCGAACTACTTCGTCGCGCCCGAGGACGCCCCGGAGGAGGCGATGAAGCTCGAACTCACGTACAACTACGACGGCCGCGAGTACACGATGGGCGACGGCTGGGGCCACGTCGCGGTGCGCGTCGACGACCTCGACGACGCCTGGGACGCGCTGCTGACCCGCGAAGCGCCCGACTACCGCGACCCCGCGTCCTGCGACCACAACTACGCGTTCACGAAGGACCAGGACGGCCACGAGGTCGAACTGGTCACGCGGGACTGA
- a CDS encoding thiolase domain-containing protein, translated as MTDVRVAGVGLTRFGEHPDRSGRDLFGEAALRAFEDADVDRSDVEELNYGNFMGALAEHQGHQAPLMAEAAGVRCPATRYESACASAGVAVREAVRTVAAGDADVVLAGGMERMTNLPTDEVTEGLAIAADDLFEVRAGVTFPGAYALMANAYFEAYGGSREDLAHVAAKNHANAVPNEYAQYREEISVDEAMDAPPVAEPLHLYDACPITDGASALVLVSEEYAAEHDLDASVAVTGTGQGTDRMALGDREHLARTPAADDAADAAYADAGIDAGAVDVAEVHDCFTVAEVLALESLGLFEPGEGISAAREGITTADGDLPVNLSGGLKAKGHPVGATGGSQIAELTRLLRGDHPNSGHVPDAEVGVAHNAGGTVASAVVHVLEVAE; from the coding sequence ATGACTGACGTACGCGTCGCCGGGGTCGGACTCACGCGCTTCGGAGAGCATCCCGACCGGAGCGGCCGCGACCTGTTCGGCGAGGCCGCGCTGCGGGCGTTCGAGGACGCAGATGTCGACAGGTCGGACGTCGAGGAGCTGAACTACGGGAACTTCATGGGCGCGCTCGCGGAGCATCAGGGCCATCAGGCACCGCTGATGGCCGAGGCCGCGGGGGTCCGGTGTCCGGCGACGCGCTACGAGTCGGCGTGCGCGTCGGCCGGCGTCGCGGTTCGCGAGGCGGTGCGGACGGTGGCGGCGGGCGACGCCGACGTCGTCCTCGCGGGCGGGATGGAGCGCATGACGAACCTCCCGACCGACGAGGTGACGGAGGGGCTCGCCATCGCGGCCGACGACCTCTTCGAGGTCCGGGCGGGCGTGACGTTTCCCGGCGCGTACGCGCTGATGGCGAACGCCTACTTCGAGGCGTACGGCGGGAGCCGCGAGGACCTCGCGCACGTCGCGGCGAAGAACCACGCGAACGCCGTGCCGAACGAGTACGCCCAGTACCGCGAGGAGATATCCGTCGACGAGGCGATGGACGCGCCGCCGGTCGCCGAGCCGCTCCACCTCTACGACGCCTGTCCGATCACCGACGGCGCGAGCGCGCTCGTGTTAGTCTCCGAGGAGTACGCGGCGGAACACGACCTCGACGCGTCGGTCGCGGTGACGGGCACGGGACAGGGGACCGACCGGATGGCGCTCGGCGACCGGGAACACCTCGCGCGGACGCCCGCCGCCGACGACGCGGCCGACGCGGCCTACGCCGACGCCGGAATCGACGCCGGCGCGGTCGACGTCGCGGAGGTCCACGACTGCTTCACGGTCGCCGAGGTGCTGGCGCTGGAGTCGCTCGGCCTCTTCGAGCCGGGCGAGGGGATCTCCGCCGCCCGCGAGGGGATCACGACCGCCGACGGCGACCTCCCGGTGAACCTCTCCGGCGGGCTGAAGGCGAAGGGCCACCCGGTCGGCGCGACCGGCGGCTCGCAGATCGCGGAGCTGACGCGGCTCCTCCGGGGCGACCACCCCAACAGCGGACACGTCCCCGACGCCGAGGTCGGCGTCGCGCACAACGCCGGCGGCACGGTCGCCAGCGCGGTCGTCCACGTGCTGGAGGTGGCGGAATGA
- a CDS encoding OB-fold domain-containing protein, translated as MSDEDGSADAASTDREYAEWLDALADGDGFALACPDGHGSLPPRRVCPECGTADLSRESLDGTGTVETYSVVHVPSPRFADDAPYATAVVDFGPTRLTGVYREGGDAAPDPAIGDRVTVDVGERVTDGERLVVFRPANEE; from the coding sequence ATGAGCGACGAGGACGGGTCGGCGGACGCGGCCTCGACGGACCGCGAGTACGCCGAGTGGCTCGACGCGCTGGCCGACGGCGACGGGTTCGCGCTCGCCTGTCCGGACGGCCACGGGTCGCTCCCGCCGCGGCGGGTGTGTCCCGAGTGCGGCACCGCCGACCTCTCTCGGGAGTCGCTCGACGGGACGGGGACCGTCGAGACGTACAGCGTCGTCCACGTCCCGTCGCCGCGCTTCGCCGACGACGCCCCGTACGCGACCGCCGTGGTCGACTTCGGTCCGACACGGCTGACGGGCGTCTACCGCGAGGGGGGCGACGCCGCCCCGGACCCCGCGATCGGCGATCGGGTGACGGTCGACGTGGGCGAGCGCGTCACCGACGGCGAGCGGCTCGTCGTCTTCCGCCCCGCGAACGAGGAGTAA
- a CDS encoding cyclase family protein encodes MFRDLSRPIETGMPTYPGDPDVTLAPDATHEADGYATSELRTGTHAGTHVDAPRHTLSDGQAIDEREVGAFAFDARLVDLRPLDPREAVGPDALPELCVLDDNVDLLLVRTGWASRWGSERYRDHPYLTAAATERCREAGVGVGLDTFGPDPTPTGGGDGESTEIDSDEPDGTPAHDVLLGGSLPIVENLCRLDGLPERFRLYAFPLRLRGGDGSPVRAVAEWEE; translated from the coding sequence GTGTTCCGTGACCTCTCGCGACCGATCGAGACTGGGATGCCGACCTACCCCGGCGACCCCGACGTGACGCTCGCGCCCGACGCGACCCACGAGGCCGACGGCTACGCGACGAGCGAACTCCGCACCGGGACGCACGCGGGGACGCACGTCGACGCGCCGCGACACACCCTTTCAGACGGGCAGGCCATCGACGAGCGGGAGGTCGGCGCGTTCGCGTTCGACGCCCGCCTCGTCGACCTCCGGCCGCTGGATCCGCGAGAGGCCGTCGGTCCCGACGCGCTGCCCGAGCTGTGCGTGCTCGACGACAACGTCGACCTCCTCCTCGTTCGGACCGGGTGGGCGTCACGCTGGGGGTCGGAACGGTACCGCGACCACCCGTACCTGACCGCGGCGGCGACCGAGCGCTGCCGGGAGGCGGGCGTCGGCGTCGGGCTCGACACGTTCGGGCCGGACCCGACCCCGACCGGCGGTGGAGACGGCGAATCGACCGAGATCGACAGCGACGAACCCGACGGCACTCCCGCACACGATGTCCTGCTCGGCGGCTCGCTCCCGATAGTCGAGAACCTCTGTAGACTCGACGGGCTCCCCGAGCGGTTCCGCCTGTACGCCTTCCCGCTCCGGCTGCGCGGGGGCGACGGATCGCCGGTGCGCGCGGTCGCGGAGTGGGAGGAGTGA
- a CDS encoding 30S ribosomal protein S27e: protein MAGNFHRVACGDCENEQVVFGKASSTVSCAVCGTTLATPTGGEATLHGEIVETVEAR, encoded by the coding sequence ATGGCGGGAAACTTCCACCGCGTCGCCTGCGGCGACTGCGAGAACGAACAGGTCGTCTTCGGCAAGGCCTCCTCCACGGTGTCGTGTGCGGTCTGCGGCACGACCCTCGCGACCCCCACCGGCGGAGAGGCCACGCTCCACGGCGAAATCGTCGAAACCGTTGAGGCGCGGTAA
- a CDS encoding UbiA family prenyltransferase gives MPNEPTSPSTPDGTAEQHRSVPTTRALRGVAAFAAGAPFTAVVAAVEVAVATAALGVPRSTAPVAVGLVAFAVYAADHVADAEGDVGSTPSRARIALRYGDQLMTAAAVSYGVALALAVRAGPAALALVCVPGAVWIGYASDWLPALGDLAAPLGEISVPRLKDVFLLNSAAVALAWAVAVVAAPLAFGGVAIEAVGTPTVALLLAYVAVRSFVDVEIPNVRDIAADADRGVSTLPVVCGVARTRHVLLGVDAVAAGLLAALAATGTASRPALVALAAGLAVSVAVTALADRLDGATLGVAPDSSYLVAGTVLLVLGW, from the coding sequence ATGCCAAACGAACCGACCAGCCCGTCGACGCCAGACGGCACGGCAGAGCAGCATCGTTCGGTACCGACCACCCGCGCGCTCCGCGGGGTCGCCGCGTTCGCGGCGGGCGCGCCGTTCACGGCGGTCGTCGCCGCCGTCGAGGTCGCCGTCGCGACGGCGGCGCTCGGCGTTCCACGGTCGACCGCGCCGGTCGCGGTGGGACTCGTCGCGTTCGCGGTGTACGCCGCGGACCACGTCGCCGACGCCGAGGGCGACGTGGGTTCGACGCCCTCGCGGGCGCGAATCGCCCTCCGCTACGGCGATCAACTGATGACGGCCGCCGCCGTGAGCTACGGGGTCGCGCTCGCGCTCGCGGTCCGCGCCGGCCCCGCGGCGCTCGCGCTCGTCTGCGTTCCGGGCGCGGTGTGGATCGGCTACGCCTCCGACTGGCTGCCGGCCCTCGGCGACCTGGCCGCGCCGCTCGGGGAGATATCCGTCCCGCGGCTGAAAGACGTCTTCCTCCTCAACTCCGCGGCGGTCGCGCTCGCGTGGGCGGTCGCCGTCGTCGCCGCCCCGCTCGCGTTTGGCGGCGTGGCGATCGAGGCCGTCGGAACGCCGACGGTCGCGCTACTCCTCGCCTACGTCGCGGTCCGGTCGTTCGTCGACGTCGAGATACCGAACGTGCGGGATATCGCCGCCGACGCCGACCGCGGCGTGTCGACGCTCCCCGTCGTCTGCGGCGTCGCGAGGACGCGTCACGTGCTGCTCGGCGTCGACGCGGTCGCCGCCGGACTGCTGGCGGCCCTCGCCGCGACCGGGACCGCGTCGCGGCCGGCCCTCGTCGCGCTCGCCGCGGGCCTCGCCGTCTCGGTGGCCGTCACCGCGCTGGCCGACCGACTTGACGGGGCGACGCTCGGCGTCGCGCCGGACAGTAGCTACCTCGTCGCGGGCACCGTTCTCCTCGTACTCGGCTGGTGA
- a CDS encoding PAS domain S-box protein, with protein MSDRISVLLVDDDPDLLAVTASYLEREADRIAIETAGNAATGLEALDEFDVECVVSDYEMPGRDGLEFLQAVRERDPELPFILHTGRGSEEIASEAISAGVTDYIQKRGGTERYERLANRIVEAVEKRRAERDADRMRRQLAAITDHSRDAILTVDDDSTVRFANPAVERLLGYAPEELVGGPLTRLMPDRMRDLHEEAMARYVETGESTMDWTAVEFPGRHRDGREVPLSISFGEFEQDGEHRFVGILRDVTERERHRAFVEHSSDIVAALDANGTFQYVSPSVERILGHDPEEMIGENAFSYVHSDDREAVFGLFEETLDSESPTSPIEYRLRCADGGYRWVESVGNSRLDDRAVGRYVVNTRDVSDRKERERTLARLREWTRELNYARTAEEAAELAVDAVDDLVDAGLSGIHLRSDDGDRLEPAALGDSVPMLFDEQPTYERNAPPETRAALAWEAFRGDESVVIDEVSAYEPLSEETPAESLVLRPIGDHGLFVISAPTADEFTDTDVLVAEILSEHLEAALDRAERERRLERLHGATRRLIRAESREEIAERAVEAAEDVLGFSVVTVRVHDADAGGLVPAAVSTAAAELLPERETFTAGGGSLNWAAFEADEVRVYDDIREMDALDADTPLRSLMILPIGEFGTLSIGETEPGVFDGTDEFLARILATAVETAFQAAERTRRLHERSAELERQNDRLTEFASVVSHDLRNPLNVAQGRVELAADECDSEHLTAAAAAHERMEALISDLLTLAREGETVSETETVRLADVAEGCWANVDTSNAALAVETELSVRADESRLRQLLENLMRNAVEHGGDDVTVTVGTLPDGFYVADDGPGIPEDEREAVFDAGYSTSESGTGFGLRIVEQVADAHGWSVRVAESEAGGARFEITGVESAA; from the coding sequence ATGTCCGACCGCATCTCGGTCCTCCTCGTCGACGACGATCCGGACCTCCTCGCGGTCACGGCCTCGTACCTCGAACGCGAGGCCGACCGGATCGCGATCGAGACCGCGGGGAACGCGGCGACGGGGCTGGAGGCGCTCGACGAGTTCGACGTCGAGTGCGTGGTCTCCGACTACGAGATGCCCGGCCGAGACGGACTCGAGTTCCTCCAAGCGGTCCGCGAGCGCGACCCCGAACTCCCCTTTATCCTCCACACGGGAAGGGGATCCGAGGAGATCGCGAGCGAGGCCATCTCCGCCGGCGTGACCGACTACATCCAGAAGCGCGGCGGGACCGAGCGGTACGAGCGACTGGCGAACCGGATCGTCGAGGCGGTCGAGAAGCGCCGCGCCGAGCGGGACGCCGACCGGATGCGACGGCAGTTGGCGGCGATCACCGACCACTCGCGGGACGCAATACTCACCGTCGACGACGACAGCACGGTGCGGTTCGCGAACCCGGCCGTCGAGCGGCTGCTCGGATACGCGCCCGAGGAGCTCGTCGGCGGACCGCTAACGAGGCTGATGCCGGATCGAATGCGCGACCTCCACGAGGAGGCGATGGCCCGGTACGTCGAGACCGGCGAGTCGACGATGGACTGGACCGCGGTCGAGTTCCCGGGCCGACACCGAGACGGCCGCGAGGTTCCCCTCTCCATCTCGTTCGGAGAGTTCGAGCAGGACGGCGAACACAGGTTCGTGGGGATCCTCCGGGACGTGACCGAGCGCGAGCGACACCGCGCGTTCGTCGAGCACTCCAGCGACATCGTCGCGGCGTTAGATGCCAACGGAACGTTCCAGTACGTGAGCCCGTCCGTCGAGCGGATCTTGGGACACGACCCGGAGGAGATGATAGGCGAGAACGCGTTCTCGTACGTCCATTCCGACGACCGGGAGGCCGTCTTCGGGCTGTTCGAAGAGACCCTGGACAGTGAGTCCCCGACGAGCCCGATCGAGTACCGGCTCCGGTGTGCCGACGGCGGCTATCGCTGGGTCGAGTCCGTCGGGAACAGCCGGCTCGATGACCGCGCCGTCGGGCGGTACGTGGTCAACACCCGCGACGTCTCCGATCGCAAGGAGCGCGAGCGGACCCTGGCGCGGCTCCGCGAGTGGACGCGAGAGCTCAACTACGCCCGGACCGCGGAGGAGGCGGCGGAGCTAGCGGTCGACGCGGTCGACGACTTAGTCGACGCCGGGCTGAGCGGGATCCACCTGCGCAGCGACGACGGTGACCGGCTCGAACCGGCCGCGCTCGGCGATTCGGTGCCCATGCTGTTCGACGAGCAGCCGACCTACGAGCGGAACGCGCCCCCGGAGACGCGGGCCGCCCTCGCGTGGGAGGCGTTCCGCGGGGACGAGTCGGTCGTCATCGACGAGGTCTCGGCGTATGAGCCGTTATCGGAGGAGACGCCGGCCGAGAGCCTCGTGTTGCGGCCGATCGGCGACCACGGACTGTTCGTCATCTCCGCGCCGACGGCCGACGAGTTCACCGACACAGATGTCCTCGTCGCGGAGATCCTCTCGGAGCACTTGGAGGCCGCGCTCGACCGCGCGGAGCGGGAGCGGCGGCTGGAGCGGCTCCACGGCGCGACCCGGAGGCTCATCCGCGCGGAGTCGCGCGAGGAGATCGCCGAGCGGGCGGTCGAGGCGGCCGAAGACGTGTTGGGATTCTCGGTCGTCACCGTCCGGGTCCACGACGCGGACGCCGGGGGGCTCGTTCCGGCGGCGGTCTCGACGGCCGCGGCGGAGCTGTTACCCGAACGCGAGACGTTCACGGCCGGCGGCGGGAGCCTCAACTGGGCGGCGTTCGAGGCGGACGAGGTGCGCGTGTACGACGACATCAGGGAGATGGACGCCCTCGACGCGGACACGCCCCTCCGAAGCCTCATGATCCTGCCGATCGGCGAGTTCGGAACCCTCTCGATAGGTGAGACGGAGCCGGGCGTGTTCGACGGGACCGACGAGTTCCTCGCGCGGATCCTCGCGACCGCGGTGGAGACCGCGTTTCAGGCAGCGGAACGCACCCGCCGGCTACACGAGCGGAGCGCGGAGCTGGAGCGTCAGAACGACCGGTTAACGGAGTTCGCCAGCGTCGTCTCGCACGATCTTCGGAACCCGCTCAACGTCGCGCAGGGGCGGGTGGAGCTCGCGGCCGACGAGTGCGACTCCGAACACCTCACCGCGGCCGCCGCGGCTCACGAGCGAATGGAGGCGCTGATCTCCGACCTGCTCACCCTGGCCCGCGAGGGCGAGACGGTCAGCGAGACGGAGACCGTCCGACTCGCCGATGTCGCCGAAGGGTGTTGGGCGAACGTCGACACGTCGAACGCCGCCCTCGCCGTCGAGACCGAGCTGAGCGTCCGGGCCGACGAGAGCCGACTCAGACAGCTGTTGGAGAATCTGATGCGTAACGCCGTCGAACACGGGGGCGACGACGTGACCGTCACGGTCGGAACGCTTCCGGACGGATTCTACGTGGCGGATGACGGGCCGGGAATCCCGGAGGACGAGCGGGAGGCGGTGTTCGACGCCGGCTACTCGACCTCGGAGTCGGGGACCGGGTTCGGGCTCCGGATCGTCGAGCAGGTGGCCGACGCGCACGGGTGGTCGGTCCGCGTCGCCGAGAGCGAGGCGGGCGGCGCGCGGTTCGAGATCACCGGCGTCGAGTCCGCCGCGTGA
- a CDS encoding RNA-protein complex protein Nop10, giving the protein MKSDIRVCANWEAVHDRPVYALGNRCPKCDGPTENSAPAPFGPEDPYGEYRRRARRRGSE; this is encoded by the coding sequence GTGAAATCAGATATCCGCGTCTGCGCGAACTGGGAGGCCGTTCACGACCGACCGGTGTACGCGCTCGGCAACCGCTGCCCGAAGTGCGACGGTCCGACCGAGAACAGCGCGCCGGCCCCGTTCGGACCGGAGGACCCGTACGGCGAGTACCGGCGGCGGGCGCGGCGACGCGGCTCGGAGTAG
- a CDS encoding proteasome assembly chaperone family protein: protein MEDIEIDEVATPELDDPVLIEGLPGVGHVGKLAAEHLLEEFDGELVRRVYATEFPPQVSVDDEGVAELTCAEFHAVETDGADLLVLTGDHQAGSNAGHYRLTSTFLDIAEEFGSERAFALGGVPTGELVEEYTVLGAVSDAALVDDLEDAGVEFRADEPAGGIVGVSGLVLGLGGRRGFDAACLMGETSGYLVDPKSARAVLETLEAVLDFSVDYESLEDRAEEMEEVVGKIQEMQEGPAVPDDDLRYIG, encoded by the coding sequence ATGGAGGACATCGAGATCGACGAGGTCGCGACGCCGGAACTGGACGACCCGGTGTTGATCGAGGGACTACCGGGCGTCGGCCACGTGGGGAAACTCGCCGCCGAACACCTGTTAGAGGAATTCGACGGGGAGCTGGTCCGCCGGGTGTACGCCACGGAGTTCCCGCCGCAGGTGAGCGTCGACGACGAGGGGGTCGCGGAGCTGACCTGCGCCGAGTTCCACGCCGTCGAGACCGACGGTGCCGACCTGCTCGTGTTGACCGGCGACCACCAGGCCGGGTCGAACGCGGGTCACTACCGGCTCACCTCGACGTTCCTCGACATCGCGGAGGAGTTCGGCTCCGAGCGGGCGTTCGCGCTCGGGGGCGTCCCCACCGGCGAACTCGTCGAGGAGTACACGGTCCTCGGGGCGGTCTCGGACGCCGCCCTCGTCGACGACTTGGAGGACGCGGGCGTGGAGTTCCGCGCGGACGAGCCGGCCGGCGGCATTGTCGGCGTCTCTGGGCTCGTCTTAGGGCTCGGCGGCCGCCGCGGGTTCGACGCCGCCTGCCTGATGGGCGAGACGAGCGGCTACCTGGTCGACCCGAAGAGCGCGCGGGCCGTGCTGGAGACGCTGGAGGCCGTCCTCGACTTCTCGGTCGACTACGAGAGCCTGGAGGACCGCGCCGAGGAGATGGAGGAGGTCGTCGGAAAGATCCAGGAGATGCAGGAGGGCCCGGCGGTGCCGGACGACGACCTGCGGTACATCGGCTGA
- a CDS encoding 50S ribosomal protein L44e, with translation MEMPRRFNTYCPHCDSHHEHEVEKVRSGRATGMKRDARQRRRALATIGNAGGYSKVPGGDKPTKKTHLKYRCGDCGKAHMREGWRAGRLTFQE, from the coding sequence ATGGAAATGCCACGCCGCTTCAACACGTACTGCCCCCACTGTGACTCGCACCACGAGCACGAGGTGGAGAAGGTTCGATCGGGTCGCGCGACCGGAATGAAACGCGACGCTCGGCAGCGACGCCGCGCGCTCGCGACGATCGGCAACGCCGGCGGGTACTCGAAGGTGCCCGGTGGCGACAAGCCGACGAAGAAGACCCACCTGAAGTACCGCTGCGGCGACTGCGGGAAGGCCCACATGCGCGAGGGATGGCGCGCCGGCCGTCTCACGTTCCAGGAGTAA
- a CDS encoding translation initiation factor IF-2 subunit alpha gives MKYSGWPEPGELVVGDVDEIADFGVFVDLDEYEDKRGLCHISEVASGWIKNVRDHVREGQTVVAKVLEVDESSSQIDLSIKDVNEHQRKETIQDWKNSQKADNWMEIALGEDVDDDRYTAVANALLVEYESLYDAFEAAAISGDEALEDVDVDDDTVDAIVTAARDNVSVPYVDVTGYVDLESAAPDGVDDVRDALAAAEGNGEIPDGVELDVGYVGSPEYRIKVRAPNYKTAESQLEAAAERARESIEAAGGIGGFHRERREDDE, from the coding sequence ATGAAGTACAGCGGCTGGCCCGAACCCGGCGAGTTGGTGGTCGGCGACGTCGACGAGATCGCGGACTTCGGCGTGTTCGTCGACCTCGACGAGTACGAGGACAAGCGCGGCCTCTGTCACATCAGCGAGGTCGCCTCCGGCTGGATCAAGAACGTCCGCGACCACGTCCGCGAGGGACAGACGGTCGTCGCGAAGGTGCTGGAGGTCGACGAGTCGTCGAGCCAGATCGACCTGTCGATCAAAGACGTCAACGAGCACCAGCGCAAGGAGACGATCCAAGACTGGAAGAACTCGCAGAAGGCCGACAACTGGATGGAGATCGCGCTCGGCGAGGACGTCGACGACGACCGCTACACCGCGGTCGCCAACGCCCTCCTCGTCGAGTACGAGAGCCTCTACGACGCCTTCGAGGCGGCCGCGATCAGCGGCGACGAGGCCCTCGAAGACGTCGACGTCGACGACGACACCGTCGACGCGATCGTCACGGCGGCCCGCGACAACGTCTCCGTTCCGTACGTCGACGTGACGGGATACGTCGACCTCGAATCGGCGGCCCCCGACGGCGTCGACGATGTCCGCGACGCGCTCGCCGCCGCCGAGGGGAACGGCGAGATCCCGGACGGCGTCGAACTCGACGTCGGCTACGTGGGCTCGCCCGAGTACCGGATCAAGGTCCGCGCGCCGAACTACAAGACGGCGGAGTCACAGCTCGAAGCCGCCGCCGAGCGCGCCCGCGAGTCGATCGAAGCCGCCGGCGGCATCGGCGGGTTCCACCGCGAGCGACGCGAAGACGACGAGTAA